A single region of the Bicyclus anynana chromosome 14, ilBicAnyn1.1, whole genome shotgun sequence genome encodes:
- the LOC112057659 gene encoding phosphatidylinositol-glycan biosynthesis class X protein isoform X1, with amino-acid sequence MYAEIQVILFQVSIAIFFMFLQQIEGKNCNFYVQVEQKLLNEGFHRNLTINIDFASDNEEERWLYEDCMVGIEQTLPSGVYSSIDDINDSGCVNLIHTVFKTAVNIELPAKKSEPIVIHLLSKVRDYRTDIYIPVHARYHNPAKGGGMVRNEIPVPKVYLLCPDSRLERCDDLYAELTHPNNFCSEHVSKENCTWKEIPIIMVTAPLSWHVPVGDTEHYALVAGGTALVIALGSLYLLNTLRRYHSLAHRNNKKIS; translated from the exons ATGTATGCCGAAATTCAAGTTATTTTGTTTCAAGTTAGCATAGctatatttttcatgtttttgcAACAAATTGAAGgcaaaaattgcaatttttacGTACAAGTGGAACAAAAGCTGCTCAATGAAGGTTTTCACAG GAACTTGACCATAAACATAGACTTTGCCAGTGACAATGAGGAGGAGAGGTGGTTGTATGAAGACTGTATGGTGGGCATAGAGCAGACCTTGCCGTCTGGAGTCTACTCCAGTATAGATGATATAAATGACAGCGGATGTGTTAATTTG ATACACACAGTCTTCAAAACTGCAGTCAATATAGAGCTCCCAGCCAAGAAGTCTGAGCCGATTGTGATACACCTTTTAAGCAAAGTAAGGGATTACAGGACTGATATTTATATACCAGTGCATGCCAGATACCACAATCCAGCCAAAGGTGGAGG TATGGTCAGGAACGAGATACCAGTGCCCAAGGTATACCTCCTGTGCCCTGACAGTCGGCTGGAGCGCTGCGACGACTTGTATGCTGAGCTGACACATCCAAATAACTTCTGCTCAGAGCATGTATCCAAAGAGAACTGCACATGGAAAGAAATACCCATCATTATG GTGACGGCGCCCCTGTCCTGGCACGTGCCGGTGGGCGACACGGAGCACTACGCGCTGGTGGCGGGCGGCACCGCGCTGGTGATAGCGCTGGGCTCGCTCTACCTCCTCAACACCCTGCGACGGTACCACTCACTCGCACACAGGAATAATAAAAAGATTTCATGA
- the LOC112057659 gene encoding phosphatidylinositol-glycan biosynthesis class X protein isoform X2, producing the protein MEKAQRRLFGDNLVRDSCGNLTINIDFASDNEEERWLYEDCMVGIEQTLPSGVYSSIDDINDSGCVNLIHTVFKTAVNIELPAKKSEPIVIHLLSKVRDYRTDIYIPVHARYHNPAKGGGMVRNEIPVPKVYLLCPDSRLERCDDLYAELTHPNNFCSEHVSKENCTWKEIPIIMVTAPLSWHVPVGDTEHYALVAGGTALVIALGSLYLLNTLRRYHSLAHRNNKKIS; encoded by the exons ATGGAGAAAGCACAAAGGAGATTGTTTGGTGACAATTTAGTTAGAGATAGTTGTGG GAACTTGACCATAAACATAGACTTTGCCAGTGACAATGAGGAGGAGAGGTGGTTGTATGAAGACTGTATGGTGGGCATAGAGCAGACCTTGCCGTCTGGAGTCTACTCCAGTATAGATGATATAAATGACAGCGGATGTGTTAATTTG ATACACACAGTCTTCAAAACTGCAGTCAATATAGAGCTCCCAGCCAAGAAGTCTGAGCCGATTGTGATACACCTTTTAAGCAAAGTAAGGGATTACAGGACTGATATTTATATACCAGTGCATGCCAGATACCACAATCCAGCCAAAGGTGGAGG TATGGTCAGGAACGAGATACCAGTGCCCAAGGTATACCTCCTGTGCCCTGACAGTCGGCTGGAGCGCTGCGACGACTTGTATGCTGAGCTGACACATCCAAATAACTTCTGCTCAGAGCATGTATCCAAAGAGAACTGCACATGGAAAGAAATACCCATCATTATG GTGACGGCGCCCCTGTCCTGGCACGTGCCGGTGGGCGACACGGAGCACTACGCGCTGGTGGCGGGCGGCACCGCGCTGGTGATAGCGCTGGGCTCGCTCTACCTCCTCAACACCCTGCGACGGTACCACTCACTCGCACACAGGAATAATAAAAAGATTTCATGA